The window CTGGAACACAACTTGGAGCTCCAAAATTGAATTTAAAGGGTGTTTTTTTACCGTTTTCAATCATAAACTCCACTCCTGCAACACCTAATACATTCGCAATTTCATGCGGATCACTAACTGTAGACACTGTACCATGTTTAACTGCTATTTTAGCAAACTCTGATGGTACTAACATCGAGCTTTCAATATGTATATGTGCATCTACAAAACCTGGTAAAATGTATTGTTTTACATCGTGTTCTTTTTCTGTGATAGATTGTATTTTACCTGAATCAATAGTGATCTCTCCACTAAAAATACGTTTGTTTTGTATGTCTACTATTTGTCCTTGTATTGTTTTCATGTTGTACTATCTAACAGTAAAAAAAATCCCGCTATTGCAGGATATTTAATTTATTTTTTAAAATTTTCTAATCCCTCTTTCAGCCATTCAAGATACTCGTCTGCACTTGGCGTATATGCTGTTGTATGATTTAAAAGTTCCATTTTATCATTAACCAAAACATAGAATGGTTGCGAATTATTTTGGAAATTTAAAGTTTGTAATGTGGCCCACTTGTCTCCAATGGTCTTAATATTTTTTAAATTACCATTAGCTTTAACAAATTTAAATTGTTCCTCTTTTGGTAATTCTTTTCGGTCATCCACATATAAAGATACAATTATGTATTCGTCTTTTAATATTTGATAAATAGCATCTTGACTCCACACTTGTTCTTCCATTTTTCTACAGTTGACACACGCCCAACCGGTAAAATCTAACATGATTGGTTTGTTTTCTTCTTTTGCAGCTACAAGACCTTCGTCAATATCTTTATAACAATTTAAACCTAACGGACAATCGCTATCTTTCTCATAAAGACTATATGGTAAAGGTGGCGGAAAACCACTAAGTAATTTTAAGTTAGCATATTTTGTATTTGTTAATCCAGGGATTAAGTATATAACAAATGCACCAACTAAAACTGCAAATGATATGCGACTAAAGCTTAACTTTTTTAGTGGACTATCATGCGGAAACTTTATTTTCCCTAATAAATATAGCAATAAACCAATACCTATTATAATCCAAATACCAATAAATACTTCACGCTTTAAAAGCCCCCAATGCTTAACTAAATCTGCATTTGATAAAAACTTAAATGCCATACCTAATTCTAAAAATCCTAAAACTACTTTAACTGAATTTAACCAACCTCCAGATTTTGGTAATGAGTTTAACCATTTTGGAAACATCGCAAACAATGTAAATGGTAATGCTAAAGCAAGTCCAAAACCACTCATTCCTGCAGTTAATTGCATAGCGCCACCGTCACTAGTTAATGACCCTGCTAATAATGACCCTAAAATAGGACCTGTACAAGAAAAAGATACTATTGCTAAAGTTAATGCCATAAAAAATATACCGATAATCCCACCAACTCTAGACGATGTTTCATCCATTTTATTACCCCATGATGCAGGTAAAGTAATCTCGTAAAACCCAAAGAATGAGAATGCAAAAAAGGCTAAGATGAAAAAGAAAACAATATTTAAAATCACATTGGTAGATATTGTATTTAATATTTCTGGATTTAATGAATCTAAAAAGTGAAACGGTAATGATAATAACACGTATATTATTAATATAAAAAGCCCATAAATAATCGCGTTGGCTAATCCTTTTTTAGAATTTTCAGCACTTTTTGTAAAAAAAGATACCGTTAACGGTATCATTGGAAACACACACGGTGTTAACAATGCTATTAAACCACCAATAAATCCAAGAACAAATATCCCGAAGTTAGTCTCTTCTTTAACGTCTTCCTTTTTGTATTTATCCCAACCAGTAACGCCTAAACTAAGTGCTCTTGATTTATCTAAATCCTGTGCATCAATAGCTAAAGTCTCTACAAGACCCTGACTTCCATCAAGATTATTTATAAATTGAAATGAAGTTGGAGCCAAGCATTTTTCGTCATCGCAGGCTTGATAATATGCTTCTGCTTCTATTTTTTTGATAGCAGGATTTAATACTTTAATTTTTTGAGTGAAGATTGCTTGTTTTTCAAAATAAGTAACATCCATTGCAAATGCATTTTCATACTTTGTAATAGTCTGAGACTCCTCTAATTTACCTATAATCTTATAATCGTTATTCTCGTTATCCTTAAAAGTAATCTCAGTTGGAATAGGTCCCATTGGTTCCGTATTATTCTGAGAATAAATATGCCATTTATCTTCTAACGTTGCAGTATAAACTAACTCATAATCAGTATCGTTTACCTTTTTTATTTTCGAAGTCCATTTTACGGGATCAAATATTTTTGAAGTTTTATTTTTTTTTAACTTAAATGTTACAATTTCGCTTTCAAAAATACATTTTGTGTCATCACACGCTTGAAAACTAATTTCAGCCTCAATTGAGGAGATATTTGGATTTGTAACTTTTATTTTTTGAGTGAATGTCGCCGCATTATCAAAATAAGACAACTCCATTTGAAATACTTTATCAAATTCAGTAATACTCTCACTTTCCACAGCGTTACCAACTAACTCAAAATCATTATTTAAAACATCTTCTTGGTAAAAAAACTCAGTAGGAATTGCACCTCCTTCAGGTAACGTCTGCGAATACACATGCCAATGATCGTCTATATTAGCATTATAAATCAAGTTATATTCTGTGTCAGATATTTTCTTGACCTCAGTTGTCCATTTTACTGGTTTTAATACTTGTGCATTAACACTTAAAACAGTAATAAAAAATAGTATAAAAGCGGTTATATACTTCATTATGATAATTTAATTTTTAGTATTGATTTGGTTTGATTGGTTACTTTAAATCGATCATCTGCACGATGATTAATAACCCAAACTATTTTATCTTGACTACACAATAATAAAACCTTTTTCTTGTCTAACAAAGATAGTTTTTGATCTTTAAAATATTTACTTAACTTCTTTTTTCCTTGCATACCTAAAGGGTAAAAATAGTCGCCTTCCTCCCAATGTCTTACAGTTAATGGTGATTTTAACGTTTCTTTATCAATAAATACTGTCGAGGCGTCTGATTTTTGAATGCTATCTGCTGTTTCAAAAGACAAAACGCCCAACGACACATCTACTTCGTTTTCTAAATTATTGATTACAACTGAAGCGTCATTTTGATGCTGGCTATCCTCCGTTTTTAATTCACTTAAAATTAAAGTCTCTCTATTTTTAAGTAATTGATGCGTTGCAGAAGACACTTGTTTTCCACTTTGTGCAGTCAACAAATTAACAATATCCGTCCATTGGGTAAATCCGTAATCTTTGAATATTTCATATAAATAAGCTTTAGGATTGTTGACTTTAATAAACTCTGATATTTTATAACTTATTTGCGTATCGTCAATATCGATAATTGCACGTTTTAAAACCGCTTGCACACTTTCTTTAACAATATCAGCTGTATCATTAAGATTATTTAATGTGTTT is drawn from Psychroserpens sp. NJDZ02 and contains these coding sequences:
- a CDS encoding protein-disulfide reductase DsbD family protein, producing the protein MKYITAFILFFITVLSVNAQVLKPVKWTTEVKKISDTEYNLIYNANIDDHWHVYSQTLPEGGAIPTEFFYQEDVLNNDFELVGNAVESESITEFDKVFQMELSYFDNAATFTQKIKVTNPNISSIEAEISFQACDDTKCIFESEIVTFKLKKNKTSKIFDPVKWTSKIKKVNDTDYELVYTATLEDKWHIYSQNNTEPMGPIPTEITFKDNENNDYKIIGKLEESQTITKYENAFAMDVTYFEKQAIFTQKIKVLNPAIKKIEAEAYYQACDDEKCLAPTSFQFINNLDGSQGLVETLAIDAQDLDKSRALSLGVTGWDKYKKEDVKEETNFGIFVLGFIGGLIALLTPCVFPMIPLTVSFFTKSAENSKKGLANAIIYGLFILIIYVLLSLPFHFLDSLNPEILNTISTNVILNIVFFFILAFFAFSFFGFYEITLPASWGNKMDETSSRVGGIIGIFFMALTLAIVSFSCTGPILGSLLAGSLTSDGGAMQLTAGMSGFGLALALPFTLFAMFPKWLNSLPKSGGWLNSVKVVLGFLELGMAFKFLSNADLVKHWGLLKREVFIGIWIIIGIGLLLYLLGKIKFPHDSPLKKLSFSRISFAVLVGAFVIYLIPGLTNTKYANLKLLSGFPPPLPYSLYEKDSDCPLGLNCYKDIDEGLVAAKEENKPIMLDFTGWACVNCRKMEEQVWSQDAIYQILKDEYIIVSLYVDDRKELPKEEQFKFVKANGNLKNIKTIGDKWATLQTLNFQNNSQPFYVLVNDKMELLNHTTAYTPSADEYLEWLKEGLENFKK
- the tilS gene encoding tRNA lysidine(34) synthetase TilS, whose protein sequence is MPYNLLEHFQNHINNTLPFLKNSKLLLAISGGLDSVILTHLCKTSGLDITLAHCNFNLRGIESDGDEKFVTDLADSLELEVFTESFDTKAYAESNKESIQMAARTLRYDWFQELAENLDFEYILTAHHADDNLETFLINLTRGTGLEGLKGIPEINENIVRPLLPFSRETIADFAVSNQIQWREDSSNASTKYLRNKLRHDVIPVLKELNHNVLSNFKNTLNNLNDTADIVKESVQAVLKRAIIDIDDTQISYKISEFIKVNNPKAYLYEIFKDYGFTQWTDIVNLLTAQSGKQVSSATHQLLKNRETLILSELKTEDSQHQNDASVVINNLENEVDVSLGVLSFETADSIQKSDASTVFIDKETLKSPLTVRHWEEGDYFYPLGMQGKKKLSKYFKDQKLSLLDKKKVLLLCSQDKIVWVINHRADDRFKVTNQTKSILKIKLS